Proteins from a genomic interval of Pseudodesulfovibrio nedwellii:
- a CDS encoding HD domain-containing phosphohydrolase, with protein sequence MIDKTTLYSSSILIVDDNPTNIALLEDILEEEGYDNYTSTTDPRMVVELHAKEKFDLLLLDIRMPYMNGIEVMLALRDQNQSDYLPILVLTAQTDQQTRQRALEAGAKDFLTKPFDHWEVLLRIRNMLVTRHYYKRQVVRGDLLEEQVRERTRALSEAQLEIVRRLGRAGEYRDNETGAHVIRMSKVAEILARGLGLENEMCERILHASPMHDVGKIAIPDAILLKPGPLDKAEWEIMKGHTTFGSDIMGDHPSDVILMASELALCHHEWWNGNGYPNGLKGENIPLCARIATVSDVFDALMSHRPYKEPWPVEKAVAYIKESSGTQFDPTVVEVFLDSLPAIMAVRKEHPDPEKG encoded by the coding sequence ACTTTACTCGTCGAGTATCCTGATCGTTGACGATAATCCCACCAATATAGCCCTGCTCGAAGATATTCTCGAAGAAGAGGGGTATGATAATTATACCTCCACCACGGACCCGCGCATGGTGGTCGAATTGCATGCAAAGGAAAAATTTGACCTCCTGCTTCTTGATATACGTATGCCGTATATGAACGGGATCGAGGTCATGCTTGCGTTGCGCGATCAGAATCAGTCAGACTACTTGCCTATTTTGGTTCTGACGGCACAGACGGATCAACAGACTCGTCAGCGGGCGCTTGAAGCCGGAGCTAAGGACTTTTTGACCAAGCCGTTTGATCATTGGGAAGTCCTGCTTCGGATTCGCAATATGTTGGTCACAAGACATTATTATAAGCGGCAGGTAGTTCGTGGAGATCTCCTTGAAGAACAGGTGCGGGAACGGACGCGCGCCTTGAGCGAGGCACAGCTTGAGATTGTTCGTCGACTTGGTCGAGCCGGTGAATATCGTGATAATGAAACCGGGGCGCATGTTATACGCATGAGCAAGGTGGCTGAAATTCTGGCGCGGGGTTTGGGTTTGGAAAATGAAATGTGCGAGCGTATTCTTCACGCCAGTCCCATGCATGATGTGGGCAAGATAGCCATACCGGACGCCATCCTGCTCAAGCCGGGGCCACTCGACAAGGCTGAGTGGGAGATCATGAAAGGCCACACGACTTTTGGAAGTGACATCATGGGCGACCATCCGTCAGATGTTATCCTCATGGCGTCGGAGTTGGCCCTGTGTCACCATGAATGGTGGAATGGTAACGGCTACCCCAATGGTCTCAAAGGTGAAAATATCCCGTTGTGCGCCCGAATAGCCACGGTTAGTGACGTCTTTGATGCGTTGATGTCACATCGTCCTTACAAGGAACCGTGGCCTGTGGAGAAAGCAGTAGCCTACATCAAAGAGTCGTCCGGCACGCAGTTTGATCCTACGGTTGTCGAGGTGTTTTTGGACAGCCTTCCGGCAATCATGGCTGTTCGCAAAGAACATCCTGATCCAGAAAAGGGATAA